A region of Acidithiobacillus ferridurans DNA encodes the following proteins:
- the nrdR gene encoding transcriptional regulator NrdR — translation MHCPFCAYADTRVVDSRLADDGGSVRRRRECPECGQRFTTFERAELALPMVVKTDGRRESFSEDKLQRGLTRALSKRPVATARVDAAVRMIQRRIRERGEREIPARLIGELVMEALRDLDPVAYVRFASVYRRFEDVDAFSVEIARMKEAEVPGGGDDPNRGD, via the coding sequence ATGCATTGTCCGTTCTGTGCCTACGCCGATACCCGCGTGGTGGATTCCCGCCTCGCGGATGACGGTGGAAGTGTACGGCGGCGGCGCGAATGTCCTGAGTGCGGGCAACGCTTCACCACCTTTGAACGGGCAGAGCTGGCGTTGCCCATGGTCGTCAAGACCGATGGACGACGCGAATCCTTCAGCGAAGACAAACTCCAGCGGGGTCTGACCCGGGCATTGAGCAAGAGGCCGGTAGCCACTGCGCGGGTGGATGCCGCCGTGCGGATGATCCAGCGCCGTATCCGCGAACGCGGTGAGCGGGAGATCCCGGCGCGCCTCATCGGCGAACTGGTGATGGAGGCTTTGCGTGACCTCGATCCTGTCGCCTATGTGCGTTTTGCCTCTGTTTACAGGCGCTTTGAGGACGTCGATGCGTTCAGCGTGGAGATTGCGCGGATGAAGGAGGCGGAGGTCCCCGGCGGGGGAGACGATCCGAATCGTGGCGACTGA
- the metX gene encoding homoserine O-succinyltransferase MetX — translation MPVEIPVDSVGLVTPQTVTFSAPLELECGRWLPGYTLAYETYGTLNAQRSNAILLCHALSGDHHAAGYHSMDDRKPGWWEHLLGPRKAMDTERFFFVCANFIGSCKGSTGPASTNPETGAPWGLDFPMVTVRDWVKTQAELADYLGIEQWAAVVGGSLGGMQVMQWSMDYPERLRHAVVIAAAPKLTAQNIAFNEVCRQAIMTDPDFYNGRYYAHNTKPRRGLSLARMIGHITYLSDNAMRTKFGRDTRGGKAFSFGFDVDFEVESYLRYQGSSFVERFDANSYLYITKALDYFDPASAWGGNLAEAFASTRANFLVISFSSDWRFSPERSREIVQALYTCNRDVSYAEIEAEHGHDSFLMPIPQYVAVLGTYLGRVAEEVGA, via the coding sequence ATGCCAGTAGAGATACCCGTCGATTCCGTTGGACTGGTGACCCCGCAGACTGTGACCTTTTCGGCACCTCTGGAGCTGGAGTGCGGGCGCTGGCTGCCCGGCTACACCCTCGCCTACGAGACCTACGGCACACTCAATGCGCAGCGGAGCAACGCCATCCTGCTCTGCCATGCCCTTTCCGGCGACCACCACGCAGCGGGCTATCACAGCATGGACGATCGCAAACCCGGCTGGTGGGAACACTTGCTGGGACCGAGAAAGGCCATGGATACGGAGCGGTTTTTCTTTGTCTGCGCCAACTTCATCGGCTCCTGCAAGGGGTCCACCGGCCCAGCCAGTACCAACCCGGAAACCGGTGCACCCTGGGGATTGGATTTTCCCATGGTCACCGTGCGCGACTGGGTGAAAACCCAGGCCGAACTGGCAGACTATCTGGGCATTGAACAGTGGGCGGCGGTTGTGGGAGGCAGCCTTGGCGGCATGCAGGTGATGCAGTGGAGCATGGATTATCCGGAGCGCCTGCGGCATGCTGTGGTCATCGCCGCCGCACCCAAGCTCACCGCCCAGAACATCGCCTTCAACGAGGTTTGCCGGCAAGCCATCATGACGGATCCGGACTTTTATAACGGCCGTTATTATGCGCACAACACCAAACCGCGTCGCGGCCTGTCGCTGGCACGCATGATCGGCCATATCACCTATCTCTCCGACAACGCCATGCGTACCAAATTCGGCCGCGACACCCGGGGCGGCAAGGCTTTCTCCTTCGGCTTCGACGTGGATTTTGAAGTGGAGAGTTATCTGCGTTATCAGGGCTCCAGCTTTGTGGAGCGCTTTGATGCCAACAGCTACCTTTATATCACCAAGGCCTTGGACTATTTTGATCCGGCCAGCGCCTGGGGGGGCAATCTGGCCGAGGCCTTTGCCTCCACTCGGGCAAACTTTCTGGTGATTTCCTTCAGCTCGGACTGGCGCTTCTCTCCGGAACGCTCCCGCGAAATCGTGCAAGCCCTGTATACCTGTAACCGGGACGTCAGTTATGCGGAGATCGAGGCAGAGCATGGTCACGATTCTTTCCTGATGCCCATCCCCCAATACGTGGCAGTGCTGGGCACCTATCTGGGGCGGGTTGCTGAAGAGGTCGGCGCATGA
- the ribD gene encoding bifunctional diaminohydroxyphosphoribosylaminopyrimidine deaminase/5-amino-6-(5-phosphoribosylamino)uracil reductase RibD, with the protein MATEQDLAFMAEALVLAKQGQYSAHPNPCVGAVLVKDGRVIGRGAHLQAGEAHAEVLALKEAGAAARGATAYVTLEPCSHYGRTPPCADALIAAGIARVVIAMRDPNPLVAGRGVERLRAAGVVAEEGCLEAAAEALNPGFLRRMRHGRPWMRLKQAMSLDGRVALANGQSQWLTGEAARADVQQERARASAILVGIGTVLADNPRLAPRLETPLRRYPVKVIVDSHLRTPPDAALFGTPGAVWIFHRQDAPVAARAALCAAGAELLICGSTVQGLDWQEVTGMLTERQINEVLVEAGPGVAASLFAAGLIDEWLLYVAPLLLGQDARPVLATGPYSDLAEVPRWSVIQSSRLGNDIKWTLRPQER; encoded by the coding sequence GTGGCGACTGAGCAGGATCTTGCCTTCATGGCTGAGGCTCTGGTGCTTGCGAAGCAGGGCCAGTACAGCGCGCACCCCAATCCCTGTGTTGGTGCTGTTCTGGTCAAAGACGGACGCGTCATCGGGCGGGGCGCTCATCTGCAGGCCGGTGAGGCGCATGCGGAGGTTCTTGCGCTGAAGGAGGCGGGTGCTGCTGCGCGCGGCGCTACGGCTTATGTGACTCTGGAGCCTTGCAGTCACTATGGCCGTACGCCGCCCTGTGCGGATGCGCTGATTGCCGCGGGTATCGCGCGGGTGGTGATTGCCATGCGCGACCCTAACCCTCTAGTGGCGGGGCGCGGCGTGGAACGTTTGCGCGCCGCCGGCGTGGTGGCCGAGGAGGGCTGCCTGGAAGCGGCGGCAGAAGCCCTGAATCCTGGATTTCTGCGCCGGATGCGCCATGGCCGCCCCTGGATGCGGCTCAAGCAGGCCATGAGTCTGGACGGCCGGGTGGCGCTTGCCAACGGACAAAGCCAATGGCTGACGGGCGAGGCGGCGCGTGCGGATGTGCAGCAGGAGCGCGCACGGGCCAGTGCCATCCTTGTCGGCATCGGCACGGTGCTGGCCGACAATCCGCGCCTGGCACCACGCCTGGAAACTCCCCTGCGGCGCTATCCGGTGAAAGTCATCGTGGACAGCCATCTGCGCACGCCGCCGGATGCGGCGCTTTTTGGTACACCTGGTGCGGTATGGATTTTCCACCGGCAGGATGCTCCCGTTGCCGCCCGGGCGGCGCTGTGCGCTGCCGGTGCGGAGTTGCTGATCTGTGGCAGCACGGTACAGGGACTGGACTGGCAGGAAGTGACGGGCATGCTGACCGAGCGGCAGATCAACGAGGTGCTGGTCGAAGCGGGGCCTGGCGTCGCTGCCTCCCTGTTCGCGGCTGGTCTGATCGACGAATGGCTGCTTTATGTGGCACCGCTGCTGCTCGGGCAGGATGCGCGGCCGGTGCTTGCTACCGGCCCCTATTCGGATCTCGCGGAGGTGCCGCGCTGGTCGGTGATCCAAAGCTCCCGATTGGGCAACGATATCAAGTGGACATTGCGTCCACAGGAGCGATAG
- the metW gene encoding methionine biosynthesis protein MetW: MTLRKDLAIIADWIAPRSRILDLGCGEGELLAYLRAEKGVQGYGVEIEEARVVAAIRRGIPVIQQDLDQGLRNFADQSVDTVVLSLTLQATTYPRELLLEMLRVGREVIVTFPNMGHWHARWQLGIRGRMPMTDVLPHTWYDTPNIHLCTIRDFESLCHDNGIAVHQRVVLNDLRRETWRNRLLPNLFGEVALYRCALKVH; this comes from the coding sequence ATGACCCTGCGTAAGGACCTGGCGATCATCGCCGACTGGATTGCCCCCCGGAGCCGTATCCTCGATCTGGGTTGCGGGGAAGGCGAACTGTTGGCTTACCTGCGCGCCGAAAAAGGGGTGCAGGGCTATGGCGTGGAAATCGAGGAGGCGAGGGTGGTGGCGGCCATACGCCGCGGCATACCGGTGATTCAGCAGGATCTCGATCAAGGTTTGCGTAATTTTGCCGATCAAAGCGTCGATACGGTAGTCCTTTCCCTGACCCTGCAAGCTACAACCTACCCGCGCGAACTGCTGCTGGAGATGCTGCGGGTGGGACGCGAGGTCATCGTCACTTTTCCCAACATGGGGCACTGGCACGCGCGCTGGCAACTGGGTATCCGTGGCCGCATGCCCATGACGGATGTTTTGCCCCATACGTGGTACGATACGCCGAATATCCATCTGTGTACGATCCGCGATTTCGAGTCGCTGTGCCATGATAACGGGATTGCCGTCCATCAGCGGGTCGTGCTGAACGATCTGCGTCGCGAGACCTGGCGCAACCGCCTGTTGCCCAATCTTTTCGGCGAGGTCGCCCTCTATCGTTGCGCCCTGAAGGTGCACTGA